A single window of Onychomys torridus chromosome 8, mOncTor1.1, whole genome shotgun sequence DNA harbors:
- the LOC118589994 gene encoding zinc finger protein 3 isoform X4, translated as MHTPSFCFSLWSQESQARLMLMGRDGASEGCGASGATYPCLPCLPSDSPSSSSSLTCRENMAPERREARSQVSVTFEDVAVLFTRDEWKKLDHSQRSLYREVMLENYSNLASLDSRLPNQR; from the exons ATGCACACCCCcagcttctgcttctctctctggaGTCAGGAGAGCCAGGCTCGGTTGATGTTGATGGGACGAGATGGCGCTTCTGAGGGGTGCGGAGCATCAGGTGCTACCTACCCTTGTCTTCCTTGTCTTCCCTCAGATTCgccttcatcttcatcatctctCACCTGCAGAGAGAACATGGCTCCTGAGCGAAGGGAAGCGAGGTCTCAG GTGTCGGTGACGTTTGAGGATGTGGCTGTGCTGTTCACTCGGGATGAGTGGAAGAAGCTGGATCACTCTCAAAGAAGCCTGTACCGTGAGGTGATGCTGGAGAACTACAGCAACCTGGCCTCACTGG ATTCCCGTTTACCAAACCAAAGGTGA
- the LOC118589994 gene encoding zinc finger protein 354A isoform X1 has protein sequence MHTPSFCFSLWSQESQARLMLMGRDGASEGCGASGATYPCLPCLPSDSPSSSSSLTCRENMAPERREARSQVSVTFEDVAVLFTRDEWKKLDHSQRSLYREVMLENYSNLASLARFPFTKPKVISLLQQGEDPWKVEKEGPGDSSLGLTHSHRSTKSTQTQDSSFQELMMKKCKRNEPLNLKSEKLFIYEGKLEEKRDKNILTIERNHKSNEFSPKSHREKRSSECEKQNTFKQISYLSNQPKITPDKRYKCSMCEKTFINTSSLRKHEKNHSGEKLFKCKECSKAFSQSSALIQHQITHTGEKPYVCKECGKAFTLSTSLYKHLRTHTVEKSYRCKECGKSFGRRSGLFIHQKVHARENPYKYNPGRKSSSCSTSLPGQRIHSRKKTYLCNECGNTFKSSSSLRYHQRIHTGEKPFKCSECGRAFSQSASLIQHERIHTGERPYRCNECGKGFTSISRLNRHRIIHTGEKFYNCNECGKALSSHSTLIIHERIHTGEKPCKCKVCGKAFRQSSALIQHQRMHTGERPYKCNECGKTFRCNSSLSNHQRIHTGEKPYRCQECGMSFGQSSALIQHRRIHTGEKPFKCNICGKTFRQSSSRIAHQRIHTGEKPYECNTCGKLFNHRSSLTNHYKIHVDEDS, from the exons ATGCACACCCCcagcttctgcttctctctctggaGTCAGGAGAGCCAGGCTCGGTTGATGTTGATGGGACGAGATGGCGCTTCTGAGGGGTGCGGAGCATCAGGTGCTACCTACCCTTGTCTTCCTTGTCTTCCCTCAGATTCgccttcatcttcatcatctctCACCTGCAGAGAGAACATGGCTCCTGAGCGAAGGGAAGCGAGGTCTCAG GTGTCGGTGACGTTTGAGGATGTGGCTGTGCTGTTCACTCGGGATGAGTGGAAGAAGCTGGATCACTCTCAAAGAAGCCTGTACCGTGAGGTGATGCTGGAGAACTACAGCAACCTGGCCTCACTGG CAAGATTCCCGTTTACCAAACCAAAGGTGATCTCCCTGCTGCAGCAAGGAGAGGATCCCTGGAAGGTGGAGAAAGAAGGTCCTGGAGACTCCTCTCTGG gATTGACGCACAGTCATAGATCCACTAAGTCAACTCAAACACAAGACTCTTCATTTCAGGAACTGATgatgaaaaaatgtaaaagaaatgaaccTTTGAACTTGAAATCAGAAAAGCTTTTCATATATGAAGGCAAATTAGAGGAAAAGCGGGATAAGAATATTTTGACTATAGAAAGAAACCATAAAAGCAATGAATTTAGCCCAAAGTCACATAGAGAAAAAAGATCATcagaatgtgaaaaacaaaacactttcaaGCAGATATCATATTTATCTAATCAACCAAAAATCACACCAGATAAACGCTATAAATGTAGTATGTGTGAGAAAACTTTTATCAACACCTCATCTCTTCGTAAACATGAGAAAAACCATAGTGGagagaaattatttaaatgtaaagaaTGTTCAAAAGCCTTTAGCCAAAGTTCAGCACTTATTCAACATCAAAtaactcatactggagagaagccttatgTATGTAAAGAATGTGGCAAAGCCTTCACTCTCAGTACATCCCTTTATAAACATCTAAGAACCCACACTGTAGAAAAATCCTACAGATGTAAGGAATGTGGTAAATCCTTTGGCCGAAGGTCAGGTCTTTTTATACATCAGAAAGTCCATGCTAGAGAAAACCCTTATAAATATAACCCGGGTAGGAAGTCATCTAGTTGCAGCACATCCCTTCCTGGTCAACGAATTCATTCCAGAAAAAAGACCTACTTGTGTAACGAATGTGGCAACACCTTTAAGTCTAGCTCATCCCTTCGTTACCATCAGAGaatccacactggagagaaacctttcAAATGCAGTGAATGTGGCAGAGCCTTCAGTCAGAGCGCATCACTTATTCAacatgaaagaattcacactggagaaagGCCTTACAGatgtaatgaatgtgggaaaGGCTTCACTTCTATTTCAAGACTCAATAGACACCGAATaattcacactggggagaagTTTTATAATTGTAATGAATGTGGCAAAGCCTTAAGTTCTCATTCAACTCTTATTATTCATgagagaattcacactggagagaaaccatgtAAATGTAAAGtttgtgggaaagccttcagacAAAGTTCAGCTCTGATCCAACATCAGAGAATGCATACTGGAGAAAGACCCTATAAGTGTAATGAGTGTGGGAAAACATTCAGGTGTAACTCATCCCTCAGTAACCATCAgcgaattcatactggagagaaaccatatcgATGCCAGGAATGTGGAATGTCATTTGGTCAAAGTTCAGCTCTTATTCAGCACCGAAGGATTCATACTGGTGAGAAACCCTTTAAATGTAACATATGTGGGAAAACCTTTAGGCAAAGCTCTTCACGTATTGCACATCAgcgaattcatactggagagaaaccttatgaatgtaacaCATGTGGGAAACTTTTCAACCATAGGTCATCCCTTACCAATCATTACAaaattcatgtggatgaggactcttaa
- the LOC118589994 gene encoding zinc finger protein 354A isoform X3 yields MMKKCKRNEPLNLKSEKLFIYEGKLEEKRDKNILTIERNHKSNEFSPKSHREKRSSECEKQNTFKQISYLSNQPKITPDKRYKCSMCEKTFINTSSLRKHEKNHSGEKLFKCKECSKAFSQSSALIQHQITHTGEKPYVCKECGKAFTLSTSLYKHLRTHTVEKSYRCKECGKSFGRRSGLFIHQKVHARENPYKYNPGRKSSSCSTSLPGQRIHSRKKTYLCNECGNTFKSSSSLRYHQRIHTGEKPFKCSECGRAFSQSASLIQHERIHTGERPYRCNECGKGFTSISRLNRHRIIHTGEKFYNCNECGKALSSHSTLIIHERIHTGEKPCKCKVCGKAFRQSSALIQHQRMHTGERPYKCNECGKTFRCNSSLSNHQRIHTGEKPYRCQECGMSFGQSSALIQHRRIHTGEKPFKCNICGKTFRQSSSRIAHQRIHTGEKPYECNTCGKLFNHRSSLTNHYKIHVDEDS; encoded by the coding sequence ATgatgaaaaaatgtaaaagaaatgaaccTTTGAACTTGAAATCAGAAAAGCTTTTCATATATGAAGGCAAATTAGAGGAAAAGCGGGATAAGAATATTTTGACTATAGAAAGAAACCATAAAAGCAATGAATTTAGCCCAAAGTCACATAGAGAAAAAAGATCATcagaatgtgaaaaacaaaacactttcaaGCAGATATCATATTTATCTAATCAACCAAAAATCACACCAGATAAACGCTATAAATGTAGTATGTGTGAGAAAACTTTTATCAACACCTCATCTCTTCGTAAACATGAGAAAAACCATAGTGGagagaaattatttaaatgtaaagaaTGTTCAAAAGCCTTTAGCCAAAGTTCAGCACTTATTCAACATCAAAtaactcatactggagagaagccttatgTATGTAAAGAATGTGGCAAAGCCTTCACTCTCAGTACATCCCTTTATAAACATCTAAGAACCCACACTGTAGAAAAATCCTACAGATGTAAGGAATGTGGTAAATCCTTTGGCCGAAGGTCAGGTCTTTTTATACATCAGAAAGTCCATGCTAGAGAAAACCCTTATAAATATAACCCGGGTAGGAAGTCATCTAGTTGCAGCACATCCCTTCCTGGTCAACGAATTCATTCCAGAAAAAAGACCTACTTGTGTAACGAATGTGGCAACACCTTTAAGTCTAGCTCATCCCTTCGTTACCATCAGAGaatccacactggagagaaacctttcAAATGCAGTGAATGTGGCAGAGCCTTCAGTCAGAGCGCATCACTTATTCAacatgaaagaattcacactggagaaagGCCTTACAGatgtaatgaatgtgggaaaGGCTTCACTTCTATTTCAAGACTCAATAGACACCGAATaattcacactggggagaagTTTTATAATTGTAATGAATGTGGCAAAGCCTTAAGTTCTCATTCAACTCTTATTATTCATgagagaattcacactggagagaaaccatgtAAATGTAAAGtttgtgggaaagccttcagacAAAGTTCAGCTCTGATCCAACATCAGAGAATGCATACTGGAGAAAGACCCTATAAGTGTAATGAGTGTGGGAAAACATTCAGGTGTAACTCATCCCTCAGTAACCATCAgcgaattcatactggagagaaaccatatcgATGCCAGGAATGTGGAATGTCATTTGGTCAAAGTTCAGCTCTTATTCAGCACCGAAGGATTCATACTGGTGAGAAACCCTTTAAATGTAACATATGTGGGAAAACCTTTAGGCAAAGCTCTTCACGTATTGCACATCAgcgaattcatactggagagaaaccttatgaatgtaacaCATGTGGGAAACTTTTCAACCATAGGTCATCCCTTACCAATCATTACAaaattcatgtggatgaggactcttaa
- the LOC118589994 gene encoding zinc finger protein 354A isoform X2, which yields MAPERREARSQVSVTFEDVAVLFTRDEWKKLDHSQRSLYREVMLENYSNLASLARFPFTKPKVISLLQQGEDPWKVEKEGPGDSSLGLTHSHRSTKSTQTQDSSFQELMMKKCKRNEPLNLKSEKLFIYEGKLEEKRDKNILTIERNHKSNEFSPKSHREKRSSECEKQNTFKQISYLSNQPKITPDKRYKCSMCEKTFINTSSLRKHEKNHSGEKLFKCKECSKAFSQSSALIQHQITHTGEKPYVCKECGKAFTLSTSLYKHLRTHTVEKSYRCKECGKSFGRRSGLFIHQKVHARENPYKYNPGRKSSSCSTSLPGQRIHSRKKTYLCNECGNTFKSSSSLRYHQRIHTGEKPFKCSECGRAFSQSASLIQHERIHTGERPYRCNECGKGFTSISRLNRHRIIHTGEKFYNCNECGKALSSHSTLIIHERIHTGEKPCKCKVCGKAFRQSSALIQHQRMHTGERPYKCNECGKTFRCNSSLSNHQRIHTGEKPYRCQECGMSFGQSSALIQHRRIHTGEKPFKCNICGKTFRQSSSRIAHQRIHTGEKPYECNTCGKLFNHRSSLTNHYKIHVDEDS from the exons ATGGCTCCTGAGCGAAGGGAAGCGAGGTCTCAG GTGTCGGTGACGTTTGAGGATGTGGCTGTGCTGTTCACTCGGGATGAGTGGAAGAAGCTGGATCACTCTCAAAGAAGCCTGTACCGTGAGGTGATGCTGGAGAACTACAGCAACCTGGCCTCACTGG CAAGATTCCCGTTTACCAAACCAAAGGTGATCTCCCTGCTGCAGCAAGGAGAGGATCCCTGGAAGGTGGAGAAAGAAGGTCCTGGAGACTCCTCTCTGG gATTGACGCACAGTCATAGATCCACTAAGTCAACTCAAACACAAGACTCTTCATTTCAGGAACTGATgatgaaaaaatgtaaaagaaatgaaccTTTGAACTTGAAATCAGAAAAGCTTTTCATATATGAAGGCAAATTAGAGGAAAAGCGGGATAAGAATATTTTGACTATAGAAAGAAACCATAAAAGCAATGAATTTAGCCCAAAGTCACATAGAGAAAAAAGATCATcagaatgtgaaaaacaaaacactttcaaGCAGATATCATATTTATCTAATCAACCAAAAATCACACCAGATAAACGCTATAAATGTAGTATGTGTGAGAAAACTTTTATCAACACCTCATCTCTTCGTAAACATGAGAAAAACCATAGTGGagagaaattatttaaatgtaaagaaTGTTCAAAAGCCTTTAGCCAAAGTTCAGCACTTATTCAACATCAAAtaactcatactggagagaagccttatgTATGTAAAGAATGTGGCAAAGCCTTCACTCTCAGTACATCCCTTTATAAACATCTAAGAACCCACACTGTAGAAAAATCCTACAGATGTAAGGAATGTGGTAAATCCTTTGGCCGAAGGTCAGGTCTTTTTATACATCAGAAAGTCCATGCTAGAGAAAACCCTTATAAATATAACCCGGGTAGGAAGTCATCTAGTTGCAGCACATCCCTTCCTGGTCAACGAATTCATTCCAGAAAAAAGACCTACTTGTGTAACGAATGTGGCAACACCTTTAAGTCTAGCTCATCCCTTCGTTACCATCAGAGaatccacactggagagaaacctttcAAATGCAGTGAATGTGGCAGAGCCTTCAGTCAGAGCGCATCACTTATTCAacatgaaagaattcacactggagaaagGCCTTACAGatgtaatgaatgtgggaaaGGCTTCACTTCTATTTCAAGACTCAATAGACACCGAATaattcacactggggagaagTTTTATAATTGTAATGAATGTGGCAAAGCCTTAAGTTCTCATTCAACTCTTATTATTCATgagagaattcacactggagagaaaccatgtAAATGTAAAGtttgtgggaaagccttcagacAAAGTTCAGCTCTGATCCAACATCAGAGAATGCATACTGGAGAAAGACCCTATAAGTGTAATGAGTGTGGGAAAACATTCAGGTGTAACTCATCCCTCAGTAACCATCAgcgaattcatactggagagaaaccatatcgATGCCAGGAATGTGGAATGTCATTTGGTCAAAGTTCAGCTCTTATTCAGCACCGAAGGATTCATACTGGTGAGAAACCCTTTAAATGTAACATATGTGGGAAAACCTTTAGGCAAAGCTCTTCACGTATTGCACATCAgcgaattcatactggagagaaaccttatgaatgtaacaCATGTGGGAAACTTTTCAACCATAGGTCATCCCTTACCAATCATTACAaaattcatgtggatgaggactcttaa